The genome window TGAAATATTTAAGTGCGCCTTGTGCGATTTTCATAGCATTTGGAATCTCTTTAAGTATTATCTCTTTTTGCGACTCTTCAATACTTTTAGCCGCTCCGCCGGGAGTTATACCTGTTGGATGGATTCTTTTTCCTCCAAGCTCCTCTATGATTTTTTGCCCGAAAGCTCTTAGCATTATGCCGTCTTTTGCCATTTGAGGGTGCGTCTGCATCATCTTAAAGATATTTCTTTCCTCTTTTGGCGCGTCAAAACCGTAGATAAAATCGGGGCTGGAGAGATGAAAAAAGTTTAGCGTATGTGACTGGAGTATTTGAGCTAGGTTTATGATTTTTCTTATGTTTATACCGGCTTGAGGCGGAGTAACGGCTAAAATCTCATCAATGGCTTTTGTTGAAGCAACAACATGGCTGACGGGACAGATTCCGCAAGTTCTGGCTGTTATTGCAGGCATTTCTGTATACATTCTGCCCTCGCAAAACTTTTCAAAACCACGGTATTGCGTTACATGTATCTTGGCATCTTCTACTTTGCCCTCATAATCAAGGTCGATTGTGATTTTTGCATGTCCTTCTATTCTGGTTACGGGGTCGATTATGATTTTTTTATTTTCCATAATTATTTTCCAAATCTTGTATATTCATATATATTTATCTCTCTGCCTTCAATGAGTGCTTTTAACATCTCGTAAATAGCATTGTACGGAGCAGGGCAGCCGGGGAGAAAGTAGTCGACTTTTACGACTTCATGCAGAGGCAAGACTTTATCCAGCAGTTTTGGAACGATCTTTGATGGGTACGCATTGCTCTCATTTATATCTGCCAAATCAAAATAACCTTTTTGCAAAACCCCGTCGCTTCCGAATAGGTTTTTCATAGCCGAAATATTTCCAGTAATCGCGCAATCTCCAAGGGCGAGTATGAGCTTTGAGTTCTCTCTTATCTTTTTTATCATAGCTATATCGTGATCCGTACTGAGCGCACCCTCAACTATGGTCAAATCAACATCTGAGGGAAACTCTTTTGCATCGACATAAGGACTATAAACGACATCGACATACTGGGCAATCTCGATAAGTTTTTCATCCATATCTAGTATAGACATATGGCATCCGGAACATCCATCAAGCCAAATGGTAGCAAGCCTTATTTTTTTTGGAGAATTTTCCATCTGTTTTACCTCTGTTGTAAAGAGAATAGTATAACAAACTTTCTACAAAATTAACTCTGCAAACCTCTCTCTAAATTCACTCTCGTTTGCATGGTTATAAAAAGGAAGCCCAAAAAGTTTATAGCATCCGTTTTCATAAAGTTTAAGCCTATTTTCGTTTATGTCTTCTAGCACTAAACTATTTTGAGCAGTGAGCTTTGTAATATCCTCCAAAAATTCATTTTTCCATTTTTCTGAAGAGTTTTCAAACCCTTCTTTTGCGTCTTTTGTCCAGTCGCCCTTTGGCTCGCAAAAAATCTGATGATAGCAGTCATTTTCATCTTTTAAAAGCAGTACAAAATCAGGCTCAAACCTCGCCCCGTCTCGTAGCTTGTCAAAACTGTAAATCTCAAATGCTTTTTCGTTTCGTATAAGTTTTACGGTTTTATATTTTGTTTTTAATTCATCTGATACTTTTAGTATAAAGTCTGTAAAATGTCTCTCTTCGCTCGTCCCGCCGTGTGCTTCAAAAACATACCAATCATCTATGACATCGATTCTGCTATCACTCTCTTTTAATTTTATAGTTTTTTTAGCAGGTATTTTTGAGCTGATTCGTACAGGGTAAAATTCACGGCTTCCGATATGTTCTTTTGCATTTTTTACTATCTTGCTCTCTATATCGCGCAAGAGTTCAAGGATAAATTTTATCTTTACCTCAGTATTAAGCTCAAACTCTTTTGTAGTGTAAAAAGCAAACTCCACACATCCAAGATAGTCATCGCTTGCTATAAACTCGCTTATGCTTGTAAGATTTATAAAATAGTTCTTTAGGCTCTCAAAGTAAAAGAACGGCTTTTTATTTATTGCAACCCGCACCAAATTTTTATCAATCTCTTTGATTTTAAATTTTGCTATTTTGCTAAAGTTTACCTCTGTTATTTCCTCATCAAACACTTTTAGCTCGTGTGTCGTGTTGTCAATATATCTTTTTTGCGTTTTATAAGAGTTACCGACATAGTCACTAATACCTTTTATTATACCTTTGTCTTGAGATACTTTTCTATTTACGAAAACTACACCGTTTTTGTAAAACTCATCTTCTAAAAAGCTCTGCTTTAACTTTAGCTCAACGGTTTTAGGCTCATCACCCTCATCATCAAGAAGCCCGATTTTTCTAAGCTCTTTTGTAAGAGATGCTATATAATCACTCTGATTTACACTATAAAAGTGCATCTCCTCTAAAACTCTTAAAGGATGTTCAAACTCTTTGTCAAACTTTCTTTTATATCTGTCTTCATCTTTATATGCAAAAGGAAAGTATCTTGCTCCTCTCCCGATAAGCTGCGCTTCGCTGATAGTACTTTTTGTATTTTTTTGCATCTCATCAAGTTTTACAATATCAAAGAGATTTAAAACATCCCAACCTTCATTTAAAATATTTACCTCAAAAATAGCTCTGATTCTATTTTTGGCATCTTCAAGAGAGTTGAGATATGCTAGTTTTTCCTCTTTATCTTTTACCTTTGAGTGGATAACCAAACAGTTTGATTTTTCAAAAGCGTATTTGATATTTTGCACAAAAACTTTTTTATCGCTCACTATTTTTTCTAGCTCTTTTATGGCTTTTATCTCTGAAATTTTAAAAATTTCATCAATATCTTTTATGCACAAATCCTCTATTAGTTTTACAAACACATCAAACACCGCATCGATATTTTGGGTATTTTTTACGGTTTTAAATAAAATGATTGGCTTTATGCTCAAGTTTAACTCTTTTTGCGCCACAAGTCGTCTGTATTCGCTTACCATTACCGCCGATAAAATCCGTTTTTTATCATCTAGGTTATCGCTTATAAGTTTGATATCTTTGGAGTATCTATCCTCTTTAAACTTTACAAGCGGATAGTCGGCGATGATTTTATCTCTGTATTTTGCGCCTATCTTTTTATCTTCCAAATCTTGTGTTGCCGTAAACTCCAGCAAAACATTCTCTTTGTTTGTATTTAAAAGATTTTTTGTAGTCTGTTCCCAGTTTTGCTCTGTATCTTTTTCGGTTTTAGTATTTGCGTTTAAGTGGTGTGCCTCATCCGCTATGAGTACAAGCTTTTTATCTTTAAAGTCGGCGTATGTGATGGAGTTCTCTTTTACGGTAGTCTCCAAATCGCTATGCAGTTTGTTTATGGTCGTAAAGAGGATATTTATATCATCATTTTTTGAACTCTCAAATGTATCGTCTATGAGGTTGATGCTTACTTCTTTATTGTTTATGAGGATTTTTTCTTTAAAGAGATACTTTGACGAGTATCTATCCGCAAGATTTGCTTTTGTTTTTGTGATGATGTTGTTGGTGTTTACAAAAAAGATAAAATCTCTATAGCCTCTCTCATAAAGGTACAAAATAGAAGCGGCGATAATGTTCGTTTTTCCGCTTCCCGTTGCCATGTGAAAAAGTAGGTGTTTGCTTGGGATATCTTTATGCTTTTTGCTTGTCATGTAAAAGATAAAATTTTCAAGCGCGCTGATTTGATACTCACGAAGCGGCTGTTTTATGTTGTCCGTTATGCTTTTTGGGATATCTGGTTTTTCTACATACTCAAAAGCACTCTCGATACTTTGATATAAAAGATTATTCATCACAAAGTCCATAAAATCGTTTGTTAATTTTTATCTCTTCTTCCAAAATACCATACTCCGCATCTTCTATCTCTGCAAACGGTAGATAGTGCATATTTTTATTTAGCTTTCCAATCTCTGCATCTTTAAAAGTCTCGATTTGTTTAAGTTCAGCGTAGATAAAACTGCCGCCGCCGCTCCAATTTAGAGCTTTACTAATCCCGCCTTGTTCGCCCTCTATCACTTTTTTTAGTCTCTCAACTGCGATATCTTCGATGTAATCCATCTGCTCTATACCGATGTAGCGGCGGTTCATTTTATGAGCTACCGCACATGTTGTACCGCTTCCTAAGTGATAGTCAAGAATGATGTCGCTACTTTTTGTAAATAACTTAATCAAAAAAGCTATTAATTCTTCAGGCTTTTTCCCATTCCTGAAATCAACATCACCCTCACTGGCAACATTGTTGTACTCTCTTTCAAAGTTGTAAAAAT of Sulfurimonas sp. contains these proteins:
- a CDS encoding DEAD/DEAH box helicase family protein — translated: MNNLLYQSIESAFEYVEKPDIPKSITDNIKQPLREYQISALENFIFYMTSKKHKDIPSKHLLFHMATGSGKTNIIAASILYLYERGYRDFIFFVNTNNIITKTKANLADRYSSKYLFKEKILINNKEVSINLIDDTFESSKNDDINILFTTINKLHSDLETTVKENSITYADFKDKKLVLIADEAHHLNANTKTEKDTEQNWEQTTKNLLNTNKENVLLEFTATQDLEDKKIGAKYRDKIIADYPLVKFKEDRYSKDIKLISDNLDDKKRILSAVMVSEYRRLVAQKELNLSIKPIILFKTVKNTQNIDAVFDVFVKLIEDLCIKDIDEIFKISEIKAIKELEKIVSDKKVFVQNIKYAFEKSNCLVIHSKVKDKEEKLAYLNSLEDAKNRIRAIFEVNILNEGWDVLNLFDIVKLDEMQKNTKSTISEAQLIGRGARYFPFAYKDEDRYKRKFDKEFEHPLRVLEEMHFYSVNQSDYIASLTKELRKIGLLDDEGDEPKTVELKLKQSFLEDEFYKNGVVFVNRKVSQDKGIIKGISDYVGNSYKTQKRYIDNTTHELKVFDEEITEVNFSKIAKFKIKEIDKNLVRVAINKKPFFYFESLKNYFINLTSISEFIASDDYLGCVEFAFYTTKEFELNTEVKIKFILELLRDIESKIVKNAKEHIGSREFYPVRISSKIPAKKTIKLKESDSRIDVIDDWYVFEAHGGTSEERHFTDFILKVSDELKTKYKTVKLIRNEKAFEIYSFDKLRDGARFEPDFVLLLKDENDCYHQIFCEPKGDWTKDAKEGFENSSEKWKNEFLEDITKLTAQNSLVLEDINENRLKLYENGCYKLFGLPFYNHANESEFRERFAELIL